Proteins encoded in a region of the Planifilum fimeticola genome:
- the nth gene encoding endonuclease III, translating to MDTLAAMYPDAHCELHFRNPFELLIATILSAQSTDRQVNKVTERLFAKYPAPEDFLSLSEEELAEEIRGLGLYRNKSKNILQTCRILVEQYQGEVPAEREALEKLPGVGRKTANVVLSNAFGVPALAVDTHVQRVSNRLGLADSDNPLETEKQLTRRIPREEWSIAHHRLIWHGRRICSARNPKCGICDLAPYCRFAKNQG from the coding sequence ATGGATACGTTGGCGGCCATGTACCCGGATGCCCATTGCGAACTTCACTTTCGCAATCCCTTTGAATTGCTGATCGCGACCATCCTGTCCGCCCAATCCACCGACCGACAGGTGAACAAGGTGACGGAGCGGCTGTTTGCCAAGTATCCCGCTCCCGAGGATTTTCTGTCGCTTTCGGAGGAGGAGCTGGCGGAAGAGATCCGCGGGTTGGGTCTGTATCGAAACAAAAGCAAAAATATCCTGCAAACCTGTCGCATTCTCGTGGAACAATACCAGGGAGAAGTGCCGGCGGAGCGGGAGGCCCTGGAGAAATTGCCCGGCGTGGGGCGAAAAACGGCCAACGTGGTGTTGAGCAATGCTTTCGGCGTTCCCGCGCTGGCGGTGGATACGCATGTGCAGCGCGTTTCCAACCGGCTGGGTCTTGCCGACAGCGATAATCCGTTGGAGACCGAGAAGCAACTGACCCGGAGGATTCCGCGAGAGGAATGGTCGATCGCCCACCACCGCCTGATCTGGCACGGGCGGCGCATCTGCAGCGCGCGGAATCCCAAATGCGGGATCTGCGATTTGGCTCCCTACTGCCGGTTCGCCAAAAATCAAGGCTGA